In one Zobellia galactanivorans genomic region, the following are encoded:
- a CDS encoding MBL fold metallo-hydrolase, protein MKIEQIYTGCLAHAAYYLESNGEAAIFDPLREVQPYIDRAENDHAKIKYVFETHFHADFVSGHLDLKKKTGAEIVFGPTAKPGYDALIAEDGQIFTVGAYKVKAIHTPGHTMESTTYLLIDEKGKEHGLITGDTLFIGDVGRPDLAQHVVADLTEEKLAGHLYDSLRNKIMPLDDNLIIYPNHGAGSACGKKMSKQTTDTLRHQKATNYALRADMGKEEFIKELLTGLTTPPSYFPQNVMMNIKGYDSLDTVMDRAKKPLSAEAFEVLANETGALLLDTRDAKDFAKGFVPNSVNIGLDGSFAQWVGEMIPDVKQEILLITYPGKQEEAITRLSRVGYDNTIGYLKEGFDTWKNADKEIETVGRITPQELELAYASEKPLIIDVRKKSEFDSEHVIGAINVPLNEINRNLARFPKDRPFVIHCAGGYRSMIAASILKQRGWDDFVDVAGGFEEMKNTGIRISEYVCPTTLL, encoded by the coding sequence ATGAAGATAGAACAAATTTATACGGGATGTTTGGCACATGCGGCCTATTACTTGGAAAGCAATGGGGAGGCAGCTATTTTTGATCCACTTCGTGAGGTGCAGCCTTATATCGATAGGGCGGAAAATGACCATGCGAAAATTAAATATGTATTCGAGACCCATTTTCACGCCGATTTTGTGAGTGGCCATTTAGACCTGAAAAAGAAAACGGGGGCCGAGATCGTTTTTGGCCCTACCGCAAAACCGGGTTATGATGCCTTGATTGCCGAAGATGGTCAAATTTTTACCGTAGGAGCCTATAAGGTGAAGGCCATCCACACCCCAGGGCATACCATGGAGAGTACCACATACCTCTTGATCGACGAAAAAGGTAAGGAACACGGACTCATTACGGGGGATACCCTTTTTATTGGCGATGTGGGTAGGCCGGATTTGGCCCAACACGTAGTGGCCGACCTCACGGAAGAGAAATTGGCAGGCCATCTTTACGATTCGCTCCGCAACAAGATCATGCCCTTAGACGATAACCTGATCATATACCCTAACCACGGTGCAGGTTCTGCTTGTGGAAAGAAGATGAGTAAGCAAACGACAGACACCCTACGTCACCAAAAAGCGACCAATTATGCCTTGCGTGCCGATATGGGCAAGGAAGAGTTCATTAAGGAACTGTTGACGGGCTTGACCACGCCTCCGAGCTATTTTCCACAAAACGTGATGATGAACATTAAGGGCTATGATAGCTTGGATACGGTTATGGACCGCGCCAAAAAACCGCTGTCGGCCGAAGCTTTTGAAGTGCTTGCCAATGAAACCGGGGCATTGTTGCTCGATACCAGGGATGCTAAGGATTTTGCCAAGGGCTTTGTTCCCAACAGTGTTAATATAGGCCTTGATGGAAGTTTTGCCCAATGGGTAGGGGAAATGATCCCCGATGTAAAACAGGAAATTTTACTGATTACCTATCCCGGTAAACAAGAAGAGGCCATCACCCGATTGTCGCGTGTAGGTTATGACAATACCATAGGCTATCTCAAAGAAGGATTCGACACTTGGAAAAATGCCGATAAAGAAATTGAAACCGTTGGTCGTATTACTCCCCAAGAATTGGAATTGGCCTATGCTTCGGAAAAACCGCTGATCATCGATGTCCGGAAGAAAAGCGAATTCGATTCCGAGCATGTTATCGGGGCGATCAATGTTCCGCTCAATGAAATCAATCGGAATTTGGCCCGCTTTCCAAAAGACCGGCCCTTTGTTATCCATTGTGCGGGCGGGTATCGGAGTATGATCGCAGCGTCTATTTTAAAGCAAAGGGGCTGGGACGATTTTGTAGATGTCGCCGGCGGATTTGAAGAGATGAAAAATACGGGGATACGAATATCGGAATACGTCTGCCCGACCACACTACTCTAA
- a CDS encoding M23 family metallopeptidase: MDYFKKVWRYLLVVTVFTSCGKDAVDTSPLVLSYVPIDFSKLESVVAFGEEINAEKKSPAIEYILLDANADIHAMASGYVEALVMNEGIADYEIRVRNKKSPDWLVIYDHVLDVKVSEGDPIDPGMVLGKVGIGQRTEIQLNVKTKGTELSYCPLGNASPEFVREHQAFISDWCLEDSVVP, encoded by the coding sequence ATGGATTATTTCAAGAAGGTTTGGCGCTACTTGCTCGTAGTTACGGTTTTTACTTCCTGTGGAAAGGATGCGGTTGATACTTCGCCCCTTGTACTGTCATATGTGCCCATAGATTTTTCAAAATTGGAATCCGTTGTGGCTTTTGGGGAAGAGATCAATGCCGAAAAGAAGAGTCCCGCCATAGAATACATCCTTCTCGATGCCAATGCCGATATCCATGCCATGGCATCGGGCTATGTTGAAGCTTTGGTCATGAACGAAGGTATTGCCGATTATGAAATACGGGTAAGAAATAAGAAATCGCCCGACTGGCTCGTCATTTATGACCATGTTTTAGATGTAAAGGTTTCCGAGGGCGACCCTATTGATCCGGGAATGGTCTTAGGTAAGGTAGGAATCGGTCAACGAACCGAAATACAGCTCAATGTAAAGACCAAGGGAACCGAATTGTCGTATTGTCCCTTGGGCAACGCAAGCCCTGAATTTGTAAGGGAACACCAAGCGTTTATATCAGATTGGTGTCTTGAAGATTCGGTAGTGCCATAG
- a CDS encoding tryptophan 2,3-dioxygenase family protein encodes MSDTGNKIKEKYEHLGENPETYLEGLLHAKPINYWDYVEVDTLLSLQKPRTDFKDETIFIMYHQVTELLLKMMRHELEQIVDEEKITEAFLLTKLGRVNRYTTMLITSFDIMKDGMDYDDFNQFRKALTPASGFQSAQFRYIEILCTSLGNLVNDEGKKRLPAEASVEDYFEQIYWKDAGLNRKTGKKTLMMEQFEEKYLESLMAWAKKVQGRTVEDRVLEVQNPSVALTEKLRDFDRLYNIEWPLVHLRTAEHYLNSKGENKAATGGSEWKKYLHPKYQQRKFFPLLWTESEKKHWGETADLN; translated from the coding sequence ATGTCCGATACAGGAAATAAAATCAAGGAAAAGTACGAACATTTGGGAGAGAACCCCGAAACCTATCTTGAGGGACTTCTACATGCCAAACCTATTAATTACTGGGATTATGTAGAGGTTGATACCTTGCTTTCGCTTCAAAAGCCCCGTACGGATTTTAAGGACGAAACGATCTTTATCATGTACCATCAGGTGACGGAGCTTTTGCTAAAGATGATGCGCCACGAATTGGAACAGATCGTTGATGAGGAGAAGATTACCGAAGCTTTTTTATTGACCAAATTGGGAAGGGTCAACCGCTATACCACCATGCTGATCACTTCTTTCGATATCATGAAAGACGGTATGGATTATGACGATTTCAACCAATTCAGAAAGGCATTGACACCGGCCAGCGGCTTTCAGAGTGCCCAGTTCCGTTATATCGAAATTCTATGTACAAGCCTTGGTAACCTGGTCAATGACGAAGGAAAGAAAAGGTTGCCTGCCGAAGCCTCGGTCGAAGATTACTTTGAACAGATCTATTGGAAGGATGCCGGGTTGAACCGAAAAACGGGCAAAAAGACCCTGATGATGGAGCAGTTTGAGGAAAAATACCTGGAAAGCCTGATGGCCTGGGCCAAAAAAGTGCAGGGCCGTACGGTTGAAGATAGGGTGTTGGAGGTGCAAAATCCGTCCGTAGCGCTCACCGAAAAGCTTAGGGATTTCGACCGGCTATACAATATAGAATGGCCCCTGGTACATTTAAGGACGGCGGAACACTATCTGAACAGCAAAGGGGAGAACAAGGCCGCTACAGGGGGGTCGGAATGGAAAAAATACCTGCACCCCAAATACCAACAACGCAAGTTTTTCCCGCTATTGTGGACCGAGAGTGAAAAAAAGCACTGGGGAGAAACCGCAGACCTTAATTAA
- a CDS encoding group III truncated hemoglobin, with the protein MKREILHLEDVQLLVDTFYTKVRQDGLLGPIFENVIQDQWSKHLNKMYTFWQTVLLGEHTYSGHPFMPHIDLPIEKRHFERWLELFYQTLDENFEGEKADEAKWRASKMAEMFLYKLTYFRNSGSTHLI; encoded by the coding sequence ATGAAACGAGAGATACTGCATTTGGAAGATGTACAACTTTTGGTAGATACCTTTTATACCAAGGTAAGGCAAGATGGGCTATTGGGCCCCATTTTTGAAAATGTGATCCAAGACCAATGGTCGAAGCACCTGAATAAAATGTACACTTTTTGGCAAACCGTGCTCTTGGGCGAACATACGTATTCGGGACATCCGTTTATGCCCCATATCGATCTTCCGATTGAAAAGCGGCATTTCGAGCGCTGGCTTGAACTTTTCTACCAAACTTTGGACGAAAATTTTGAAGGGGAAAAGGCGGATGAGGCCAAATGGAGGGCGTCGAAGATGGCCGAAATGTTCCTATACAAACTTACCTATTTCAGAAATTCAGGTTCAACCCATCTCATATGA
- a CDS encoding RrF2 family transcriptional regulator has protein sequence MFSKACEYGIRATTYIALQSMQNRRVSLKEISEEIGSPTAFTAKVLHQLAKNNILDSTKGPSGGFQIAKERIDGIKLGDVVFAIDGDSIYEGCGLGLDKCSNDRPCPVHDKFAVVRDELKHMLEHTSLLELATGLETGETYLKR, from the coding sequence ATGTTTTCAAAAGCTTGTGAATACGGCATCAGGGCAACGACCTATATCGCCCTACAGTCCATGCAAAACAGAAGGGTAAGCCTAAAGGAGATCTCTGAAGAAATCGGATCTCCTACGGCATTTACGGCCAAGGTGCTGCATCAATTGGCCAAAAACAACATCTTGGACTCAACTAAGGGGCCTTCGGGCGGGTTTCAGATTGCAAAGGAACGAATCGACGGTATAAAACTGGGCGATGTCGTCTTCGCTATCGATGGTGATTCTATCTATGAAGGTTGCGGTCTAGGCCTGGATAAATGTAGTAATGATAGGCCTTGCCCCGTACACGATAAGTTTGCCGTGGTTCGCGATGAACTAAAACATATGTTGGAGCATACCAGCCTCCTTGAATTGGCAACAGGTTTGGAAACCGGGGAAACCTATTTAAAAAGGTAA